The Polynucleobacter sp. MWH-UH35A genomic interval CGCCCGGGGATTGTTCACCGTCACGTAAAGTTGTGTCAAAAATGATTACTTTGTCGCTCATCACTGCTCTCCAGTTTTAAATACTTCGGAACTTATTCAATTACAAATCTCATAAAACAAAAACCCCAGCAATTTGCTGGGGCTGGTATATGGTGGTTAATGAATATCTTTTATCTCATTAACTCAGGCCTTACCCGCCCCAAGCGATAGGCTTAGTGCTAGAAGCAGTTTCCCGCTTGGAAGACCGGTTAAAAGTGAGAAATTCATCAACATGGAATTAATATACCCCAAAAATAGCGGATTAGCTAAAACGCTTACCACTCAGTCTTTCCCAGGCCCAAATTACATAACCCGAGATAGAGTACACAACAAACAAGCCAAATAGGGTTAATGGCGGGTTAGAAGAGATCAAGACAAAGGTCAAAATCATCAATACCATCACACCAAATGGCACGCGATAGCGGACATCTAAGGCTTTGCCACTATAAAAACGGGCGTTGGATACCATGGTAAGTCCAGCATAAACCGCAATGAAGAAGGTAACCCACGGAATAGCAGTATCACGAACCGGAATCTTATTGTCATCCGCAAGCCAGATAAATCCAGCCATCAAAGCACCAGCAGCTGGACTTGGCAGGCCTTGAAAAAACTTCTTATCGACAACGCCAGTGTTCACATTAAAACGAGCAAGACGTAAGGCGGCACCAGCACAGTAAGTAAATGCTGCTAACCAGCCCCACTTACCCAAATCCTTCAAAGCCCATTCGTAGGCTACCAAAGCTGGCGCAACGCCAAAAGAAACCATATCCGCAAG includes:
- the pssA gene encoding CDP-diacylglycerol--serine O-phosphatidyltransferase, producing the protein MSTFRRRGRIDRSRLSHRHTQSSEQLWAEELGDGVDYEVEELHPQKPRLRSKGIYLLPNAFTTAALFCGFFAIVNAMNHQFEIAAIAIFASLVLDGMDGRVARMTNTQSAFGEQYDSLADMVSFGVAPALVAYEWALKDLGKWGWLAAFTYCAGAALRLARFNVNTGVVDKKFFQGLPSPAAGALMAGFIWLADDNKIPVRDTAIPWVTFFIAVYAGLTMVSNARFYSGKALDVRYRVPFGVMVLMILTFVLISSNPPLTLFGLFVVYSISGYVIWAWERLSGKRFS